The genomic window CCAATATCGATCAGCAGCAGCGGCAGGGCGGCGCAGGCGGGCAGGATCCTGACCGTCAGCCCGGCTCCGGCGGCCAGCGCGCCGAAGCCGTCGCCGACCGCATTCAGGACGACGATCTGGGCGACCCGCGCAAGGGCGGTGGCGGCACCGCCAGCCGCCGCCGGTCCTGACACTCGCGCCACGTATTTTCGTGGTTTGTTTGCAGGAGGGGCTTGCCCCTCCTGCACCTCCCGCTCGTTTTATGGGCCGCGCCCTTCATGCCGCGCACGGCCCGATAAAAGGTAGGGAGTGCGGAGGGACTGAGTCCCTCCTGCAAAAATAAAACCCGAAACAAAACCCCTCAACGCTCTCCCGCCATGGCCAGCACCCGCCGCGCCGTTTGCGCGTGCAGCGCCTCGATCATCTGTCCATTGAGCACGGCCAGCCCCTTGCCGGCCTGCTCGGCCGCCTCGAAGGCGGCGATGATACGGCGCGCCTGTTCCACCTCAGCGTCCGAGGGGGCGAAAGCGGCGTTGGTGGGCGCGATCTGGCTGGGGTGAATCAGCGTCTTGCCGTCAAAGCCGAAGGCGCGCGCCTGCCGGCACTGGCGCACGAGGCCATCCTCGTCCTTGATGTTGGGGTACATGCCATCGAGCACGTCAAGGCCCATGGCGCGCGCAACCATCACCGCGCGGCTCATGGCAAAGTGCAGCGGCGCGCGGTCCACGGTGTCGAGCGCGCGCAGGTCCTTCACAAGGTCGGCGAGACCCATGACGAGGCAGGCGAGCCGGGGGCTGGCGGCGGCGATCTTCTCCAGCTTTAGGAAGCCGCGCGGAGTTTCGATCATGCACCAGATGCGCGTCTCGGGCCGCGCCTTCAGCCCTTCCATCATCGCCTCCAGCTGTAGCACCTCGGAGGCGCTTTCCACCTTGGGCAGCAGGATGGCATGCGGGCTGGCACCAACCGCCGCCTGAACGTCGGCGATGCCCCATTCGGTATCGAGCCGGTTGATGCGGATCACCAGTTCGCGCTCGCCATAGTCGCCGCCGCGCACCGCCTCGGCGGCAGCCGCGCGGGCCTCCGCCTTGGCCTCGGGCGCCACCGCGTCCTCAAGGTCCATGATGACCACGTCGCAATCGAGCGTTTTGGCCTTCTCGAGCGCGCGGGCATTGGAGGCCGGCATGTAAAGCGCGCTGCGGCGCGGGCGGCTCGATGCGATCATGAAACCCTCCTTCTTTAAACGCGTCCTAGCAGAGAATGGCTCTTGCCGGGAAGCTGCCGGACGCTGCAAGAAGGATAGGGTGAGCTGAACGATGATCGACCCGCATATTCCCGATGAGTGGCTGTATCCGCCATCCCTTTCCGTCGCGGCGCAGGTGCAGCGCGAGCTGGCCCGGCGCGTCGTGCGGGAGGATGCTCTCGACCCGGTGAATCGGCTGGCGGGCGTTGACACCAGCATGAAATGGCGGGACACGACCGGCCCCATTCACGCCGCCGTGGTGCTGATCGGCTGGCCCTCGCTGGCCGTCGAGGCCAGCTCCGGCCTCAGCGCTCCCAGCCCCATCCCCTATGTGCCGGGCTTCCTCGGCTTTCGGGAATGCCCCAGCCTCGTTGGGGCGTATCGCAAGCTGCCCGTTCCTCCCGACCTCATCTTTGTTGACGGTCACGGCATCAGCCACCCGCGCGGGCTCGGCATCGCCTGCCACCTGGGCGTGCTGCTCGACCGGCCAAGCATCGGCGTTGCCAAGAGCATTCTCATCGGCGAACCGGCCGGGCCGCTGGGCGAGGAGCCGGGCGACCGCACGCCGCTGGTGTGGAAGGGCGAGACCATCGCCATGGTGCTTCGCACCCGGCGGCGGGCCCGCCCGCTTTATATTTCCACCGGCCACCGGGTATCGCTGGAAACGGCCGTCGAGTGGGTCATGCGGACCGCGCGCGGCTATCGCCTGCCCGAGCCAACCCGCCTCGCGCACGAGGCCGCCAATGCCCATCGCCGCCAGGCCCTTGCGTCGGAGAGCGCGGAAATCAGCCCCTGAGTGGCGGGGAACGCAAGCCATGGCCACCTCGTTGGAAGGGGATTGCACATTTCCTCACAAGCGAGGTGCGCCATGAAAACGGCAATCGCGTTCGCAACTGTTCTGGTGGCGTTGGGCGGTGGTTTTCCCGTTCTGGCCCAGACGGCCAGCCAGCCGGCAGCATCCCCGCCGACGACCGCACCCGCGCCGAACATGCCCGGCATGCCGGGCATTCCCCGCTCCGTCACCGATGCCATCGGCCAGAAGACCGGCACCACGGTGCTGACCGGCAGCTACCTGCGCGAAGTGGATGAGAACGAACCCCTGCTCGGCCCCGGCAACCTGACGGTACGCCAGATGGAGGATGCCCGGGTGATGGATTCGCGCGGGCAGGCGATGGGCGAGGTTGAGGAGGTCATTGCCAACAACCGTGGCCGTATTGTCGGCGTGACGGCGGAGGTTGGCGGCTTTCTCGGCGTGGGCGAGAAGGAGGTGCTCATTCCGCTTGAGCATCTGACTGTGCGGAACGGACAATTCCAGACCGACCTGACGCAGGAGCAGTTGAAGGCCCTGCCCCGCTGGGACGACGACTGACCCGCCGCCGGACCGCCTGCCCGGTATTTTCCCGGCGGGCGCTCAGGTTTAGGGCCGCTTCTCCAGCGTCTGGCGCAATGCGGCAATTTCCGCCCGCAGCGCCTCCAGCTCCGCGTGTCCCGCCACCGGCGCGTCGCGGTCGCTTGCGTCCTGTCCAATGAAGAAACTGGCAAGGCTCGCCGTGATGTAGCCGAAAACGGCAAAGCCGTAGAGCGCCAGCAGGAAGGCGAGAATCCGCCCCTCCGGCGTTACCGGCCAGATATCGGTCCCCATGCCGGTGATAAGCATGCCGGTCCACCACAGCGCATGGCCGAAGGACGTGAAGCCCCCGCCCCCTGGCCGGGCCGGCTCGAAAAACAGCATGCCCGCCGCGCCCAGCAGCACCACCGCCAGGGTCAGCCCTCCCACATAGCCGAGGCCCCGGCGACTGAGCGTGTTCCTCAGCGCATTCATGCCCCGGTTGGCGGTGCCGACGATCCGCACCAGCTGCGCGCCCCGTCCCATGCGGAGGAGACGCAGCGCCCGCAATGCCCGAAACGCCTGCAACAGGCGCACGGCGGGCACGACCAGCGCAATGATGGTCAGCCAATTCTTCCGCAGGAAGGGCAGCTTGTGCGGCGCAAGCCACAGCCGCAGGCCGAACTCCAGAATGAAGATGATCCAGATGATCGTGCCGAACGCCTCCAGCGCACGCGGCGTTTTCCAGACCAGCTCCACGACCACCAGCACCAGCCATAGGAAGCTGAGCACGATCATGGGCGTCCGCAGCATCACCTCCAACTGCTCGAGCGCCGTCAGCCGTTCCTCTTCCGCCTGATATTCCGTCTTGGGAGCCTGCCTGTCCTCCATGCGCGCCTTCCCTCCGGTCTCCTCCCTGCCCGAAAGGAAAACCCCTGACGCCGCCAGCGGTTACCGTTTTTGCTGCGCCTTACAGCAACCGGATCTCCCGCAGACGCTCCTCCAGGTAGTCCTGCGCCGTGATCGGCTCCGGGTAGCGGCTGGGGTTGTCCGGCGAAACGCAGCCGGGCAGCGGCTCGATCACCACGTCCGGATTGAAATGCAGAAAGAACGGCATGGAGTAGCGCGGCCGCCTGGCCCGCTCGGGCGGCGGGTTCACCACCCGGTGGGTGGTGGAGGGCAGCACGTGATTGGTCATCCGCTGGAGCATATCGCCGATGTTGACGACGATGCATCCCGGCGGCGGGTTGATCGGCAGCCAGCGGCCGTCCTTCGTCAGAATTTCCAGCCCGCCTTCCTCCGCGCCCAGCAGCAGCGTGATGACGTTGATGTCCTCATGCGCCGCCGCGCGCACCGCGCCCGCCGCGTCCTCGGGCACCGGCGGGTAGTGCAGCACGCGAAGCAGGCTGTTGCCCGCGTTCACCCTGGCATCGAAGAAATCCGGCGCGAGGCCGAGATACTGGGCGATCGCCCGCAGCATCCGCTGGCCGAAACCATCGAGCGCTGCGTACAGGCCATAGGCTGCCTCGCGAAAGCCGTCGATCTCTTCCACCCATACGTTCTCGGGCATGAAAGCGCGGTAGGCGTGCCCCGGCGGCAGCTCGCGCCCCATATGCCAGAACTCCTTGAGGTCGTGCGCTTTGGCACCCTTGGCCGTCTCGATGCCGAACGGCGTGTAGCCCCGTGCGCCCGCCAGGCCGGGGCGGTGGTAGCGTTGCTTCGCCTCCTCCGGCCAGGCGAAGAAGGTCTTGAACCGGGCGAGCGTCCCTTCGATCAGGTCGCCCGGCAGGCCGTGGTCAGAGACGACGGCAAAGCCATACCGGGCGTAGGACTCGCCGAGGGCCCTGGCAAAGGCTGGAAAATCTGCATCGTAGAGATGATAGCTGACGGGTGGTATGGCGCTGGTCATAGCTTGAGCGTTTAAACAGTGCGTACGCTTTGAGAAAGGGTGGACCGTATGGCAGGCAACAGGGAGGTGCTCGGCACCGGCAACTATCTGGAACTGGTGCGCGAGGACGGCTGGGAATTCGTCGAGCGCAACCGGGGCAGCGGGGCCGTCGGCATCGTTCCGGTAACGGATGCGGGCGAACTGGTGCTGGTGGAGCAGTGGCGCGCCGCGCTGGACGGCCAGTCGATCGAGCTCCCGGCCGGCCTCGTTGGCGACGAGGACGACACAGACGAGGAAATGCTGGTGGCCGCCCGCCGCGAGCTGGAGGAGGAAACCGGCTTCCACGCCGAAGCGTGGACCCACCTTTACGACGGCACCACCTCCGCCGGTCTGACCTCGGAGACGGTCCACATCTACCTCGCCACCGGGCTGACCCGAATCGGCGAGGGCGGCGGCACGAGCCACGAGAACATCATCGTTCACGTCGTGCCGCTCGATGGCATCGAGAACTGGCTGGCCGCCCAGCGCCAGCGCGGCGCGATGATCGACATTAAGGTCTACGGCGCGCTTGCCGTCGCGCGCGGCGCGATCAAGCCTGCGGAATAATAGCTTTTATAGGATCTTAGCGCCGGGCTGGCCTTCCCTCGAAGCCGCCGGCCCAGCCGCGCCGTCCCTACCGGATCAGGTATGGGATACGCCTCGCGTCACCCACCCGCCGCCATATCGCAAAAGGTTGAAAACAGCACGAAACATTCTAGTCTGTGTAGGTTAATGGCGATACGGGCGTCGACGGCGATGGCGATAGGCGAGACATTAACCGAAGCGGCTCCCCCGGCCGGATTATCCGGCCAGCCGCTCTACCAGCAGATTGCTAGGGACCTTCGGTCGCGCATCACGGGACAGGAATTTGCCGCCGGCTCCTACCTTCCCACCGAGGAGAAGCTGTGCGCTCACTACCAGGTGAGCCGCTTCACCATCCGCGAGGCCCTGCGCCAGTTGCAGCAGGAGGGGCTGATTTCCCGCCGTCGCGGCGCAGGCACGCTCATCCGGCACGATGGCATCCGGCACGATGGGGCCGCCACGCCGCAAGCCGCCCCTGATGACGCCGCTGCCGCCACCACGATGGCTGACAGCCTGCAGCCGGGGCGCTTCGGCGGTTCCACCACGCTCGTGGCGGACGAGCGCTTGTCCCAGCGGCTCGGCTGCGCTGCCGGCAGCCGCTGGCTGGTGCGCTCCGCGGTCTATGCCGCGCCGGCCGCGCTGGTGGAAATCTACCTGTCAGAGACCCTGCGGTCGCTGGCCGGGCAGGTTACTCCCGGTCAGGAGCCGTTGTGGGAGCAGTTGGAGCGCCTTGGCCGGCCGCTGGGGCGCGTGCAGGTGAAGGTGCAGTCCGTCACTCCCAACCAGAGCGAGGCGCGGCTGCTGAACGTGGCAGCGCTGGCGCCGTGCCTGCGGATCACCACCCTGTGCCACGACCTGGCGGGCGAGCTGCTCGCCTGCGCCACCCACCTGCATCCCGGCCACAGCTTCGTCTACGAGACCGACATTCCGCCCGGCAAGGCAGCCTACTGGCGCCACCAATAGGCCACCTTTCCGCAGCCCTTTACTCGGCCGGTAGCCCCCAGCATTCGTGGAGGATCTTCCAGGCCTCGTCAGCCGTCTCCACGAACCTGAACAGTTCCAGATCGCGCGGCGAGATGGTGCCTTCCTCCGCCAGCGCCTCGAAGTTCACCACCCGGTTCCAGAAGGCCTTGCCGAACAGCAGCACCGGAATGGGCGATATCTTGCCCGTCTGGATGAGGGTGAGGGTCTCGAACAGCTCATCGAACGTGCCGAAGCCGCCGGGGAACACCACCACCGCCCGCGCCCGCATCAGGAAGTGCATCTTCCTGAGGGCGAAATAGTGGAACTGGAAGCTCAGCGACGGGGTGACGTATTCGTTCGGATACTGCTCGTGCGGCAGCACGATGTTGAGGCCGATGCTGGGCGCGCCCACGTCATAGGCGCCCTTGTTCGCCGCCTCCATGATGCTCGGCCCGCCGCCGGAGCACACCACGAAATGCCGCTCCCCGTCCGCGTCCTGCGGCATGCTGGAGAAGCGGCGGGCAAGCTTGTAAGCCTCGTCGTAATAGTGCGCCTTCTCCTTCAGCCGCTCGGCCACCAGTTTCTCGCGCGGGGTCTTGGCCGCCGCCAGCAGCGCCTCTGCCTCGGGCGGAGAGGGAATGCGGGCCGAGCCGTAGAACACCACTGTCGAGGCGATGCGGTGCTCCTGCAGGATCATCTCCGGCTTCAGCAGCTCCAGCTGGAAGCGAACCGGGCGCAGTTCTTCCCGCAGCAGGAAATCATTATCCGCAAAGGCCAGCCGATAGCTCGGGTGGTTGGTCTGGGGCGTACCCTCGACCCGTTCCGCTAGGTCCGCTTCCGCGCTTGCGCTGGGGAAGATCCGTCGGGGTGGGGAGACATCGGCAGTCATAGAGTCCATCGTTTGTTGAACTTGATAAGGCACGCCGGATTTACCGCAGCCGGTCGATCAAAGCCCGTTCTTTGTTGCGGGAAGGCCGCTGGGCCAGACCAATGCCCGCCCGCATCATCGCCCAGAACGCGCCATACCGCCACTGCCCGTCCGGAGCGGGGCCGGAAACTCGCCGCGCCTGTGCAACTGTTGACGGTTCGTGAACGGCATGTCGCGATTGGCCGCAAGGAAGCATCTCGACTTACGCGCGCGCGACTGCCATAGCCGAACCATGCCTACCCTTGACACCGCCGCGCCCGACCCCGGCGCTCAACCGAAAACGGCCTTCGCCTTTCGGGATTTCCGCTTCTTTTGGGCAGCCCGTTTCCTGGGCAGCTTCTCCACCCTCATGTCCGTTGTCGGCATCGGCTGGCTGGTCTACGAAATCGCCCGGCGCACCCACAGCATCAAGGAAGCCTCGCTGTATCTTGGCCTCATCGGCCTGGTGCAGTTCGCGGCGCTGGCCGGATGCACCCTGTTCGCCGGCTATGTCGCCGACCATGTGGACCGGCGCTGGGTTGCGCGCGGCGCCATCATGGTCGAGATCTTCTCCGCCGCCTGGCTGTTCACCCACACCGTCACCGGCATCGACGTGCTGTGGCCCATCTTCGTCTCGGCCGCGCTCATGGGCGTCGGGCGCGCCTTCATGGGGCCGGCGCTGCAGTCGCTCGCGCCCAACCTGGTGCCGCGCGATATCCTGCCCTCGGCCATCGCCTGGAACTCCATCGCCTGGCAAACGGCAGCCGTCGGCGGCCCCGCCGCCTGCGGCTACCTGATGGCGCTCGGCCCCCAGTGGGTGTTCGGCACCTGCCTTGTGATGCTGTGCCTTGCGCTCCTCTGCATGTTCTGCATCCGCCCGGTTGCCCGCACCGCCGTCGCGCACAAG from Pedomonas mirosovicensis includes these protein-coding regions:
- a CDS encoding HpcH/HpaI aldolase/citrate lyase family protein; protein product: MIASSRPRRSALYMPASNARALEKAKTLDCDVVIMDLEDAVAPEAKAEARAAAAEAVRGGDYGERELVIRINRLDTEWGIADVQAAVGASPHAILLPKVESASEVLQLEAMMEGLKARPETRIWCMIETPRGFLKLEKIAAASPRLACLVMGLADLVKDLRALDTVDRAPLHFAMSRAVMVARAMGLDVLDGMYPNIKDEDGLVRQCRQARAFGFDGKTLIHPSQIAPTNAAFAPSDAEVEQARRIIAAFEAAEQAGKGLAVLNGQMIEALHAQTARRVLAMAGER
- the nfi gene encoding deoxyribonuclease V (cleaves DNA at apurinic or apyrimidinic sites) → MIDPHIPDEWLYPPSLSVAAQVQRELARRVVREDALDPVNRLAGVDTSMKWRDTTGPIHAAVVLIGWPSLAVEASSGLSAPSPIPYVPGFLGFRECPSLVGAYRKLPVPPDLIFVDGHGISHPRGLGIACHLGVLLDRPSIGVAKSILIGEPAGPLGEEPGDRTPLVWKGETIAMVLRTRRRARPLYISTGHRVSLETAVEWVMRTARGYRLPEPTRLAHEAANAHRRQALASESAEISP
- a CDS encoding PRC-barrel domain-containing protein; amino-acid sequence: MKTAIAFATVLVALGGGFPVLAQTASQPAASPPTTAPAPNMPGMPGIPRSVTDAIGQKTGTTVLTGSYLREVDENEPLLGPGNLTVRQMEDARVMDSRGQAMGEVEEVIANNRGRIVGVTAEVGGFLGVGEKEVLIPLEHLTVRNGQFQTDLTQEQLKALPRWDDD
- a CDS encoding potassium channel family protein, with amino-acid sequence MEDRQAPKTEYQAEEERLTALEQLEVMLRTPMIVLSFLWLVLVVVELVWKTPRALEAFGTIIWIIFILEFGLRLWLAPHKLPFLRKNWLTIIALVVPAVRLLQAFRALRALRLLRMGRGAQLVRIVGTANRGMNALRNTLSRRGLGYVGGLTLAVVLLGAAGMLFFEPARPGGGGFTSFGHALWWTGMLITGMGTDIWPVTPEGRILAFLLALYGFAVFGYITASLASFFIGQDASDRDAPVAGHAELEALRAEIAALRQTLEKRP
- a CDS encoding isopenicillin N synthase family dioxygenase translates to MTSAIPPVSYHLYDADFPAFARALGESYARYGFAVVSDHGLPGDLIEGTLARFKTFFAWPEEAKQRYHRPGLAGARGYTPFGIETAKGAKAHDLKEFWHMGRELPPGHAYRAFMPENVWVEEIDGFREAAYGLYAALDGFGQRMLRAIAQYLGLAPDFFDARVNAGNSLLRVLHYPPVPEDAAGAVRAAAHEDINVITLLLGAEEGGLEILTKDGRWLPINPPPGCIVVNIGDMLQRMTNHVLPSTTHRVVNPPPERARRPRYSMPFFLHFNPDVVIEPLPGCVSPDNPSRYPEPITAQDYLEERLREIRLL
- a CDS encoding NUDIX hydrolase is translated as MAGNREVLGTGNYLELVREDGWEFVERNRGSGAVGIVPVTDAGELVLVEQWRAALDGQSIELPAGLVGDEDDTDEEMLVAARRELEEETGFHAEAWTHLYDGTTSAGLTSETVHIYLATGLTRIGEGGGTSHENIIVHVVPLDGIENWLAAQRQRGAMIDIKVYGALAVARGAIKPAE
- a CDS encoding GntR family transcriptional regulator, which translates into the protein MAIGETLTEAAPPAGLSGQPLYQQIARDLRSRITGQEFAAGSYLPTEEKLCAHYQVSRFTIREALRQLQQEGLISRRRGAGTLIRHDGIRHDGAATPQAAPDDAAAATTMADSLQPGRFGGSTTLVADERLSQRLGCAAGSRWLVRSAVYAAPAALVEIYLSETLRSLAGQVTPGQEPLWEQLERLGRPLGRVQVKVQSVTPNQSEARLLNVAALAPCLRITTLCHDLAGELLACATHLHPGHSFVYETDIPPGKAAYWRHQ
- a CDS encoding LOG family protein; this translates as MTADVSPPRRIFPSASAEADLAERVEGTPQTNHPSYRLAFADNDFLLREELRPVRFQLELLKPEMILQEHRIASTVVFYGSARIPSPPEAEALLAAAKTPREKLVAERLKEKAHYYDEAYKLARRFSSMPQDADGERHFVVCSGGGPSIMEAANKGAYDVGAPSIGLNIVLPHEQYPNEYVTPSLSFQFHYFALRKMHFLMRARAVVVFPGGFGTFDELFETLTLIQTGKISPIPVLLFGKAFWNRVVNFEALAEEGTISPRDLELFRFVETADEAWKILHECWGLPAE